A DNA window from Mucilaginibacter xinganensis contains the following coding sequences:
- a CDS encoding gliding motility protein RemB, giving the protein MRKLILLITFITFSVGLSKAQSVYIPYSYQLDQKFNSSVYSIQNNIHTSLKPFLLDSSLMPTYNAVMNRGVDSSRHTWIVRKIFNEHVFDVKTKEYTFYADYLPDLQIGRDFNDKITTNLNTRGYQLGGTIGSKFSFYSSGFENSARFPGYYNDIVNRYAFIPGQAYNRSYHGQPTGTQDWSYATAIISYTPIKQLNITLGTDKTFIGDGYRSLLLSDFSANYPLLRLTANLGKVQYMMMWAYLEDINQHKFDTFVNNRRKWAAFHYLDWNINNRLSLGFFNALIAQEADDNGNYHGFDVNYVNPLFFSSALGPKGQPDNVLVGFTGKYKIFDKTAVYGQLVLDDFKASDFFSGSNNTDNTNGVQLGIRGADLFKVTGFNYLFEYNSVKPYTYASPQAITSYTDYSLPLAHPLGANFREFMGILNYSIGNFDFMGQASYSKYGSDPDFMNFGHDPFKATSSASASTTSIGQGITTSLHYVEGTVAYLINPKYNLRFELGAVYRNEKVSNLGNRETALVTFGLRSTFRSLYHDF; this is encoded by the coding sequence ATGAGGAAACTAATACTTCTTATTACATTCATAACGTTTTCGGTCGGTTTAAGCAAAGCACAGTCTGTTTACATCCCATATTCTTACCAGCTTGATCAAAAGTTTAACTCAAGCGTTTACTCCATACAAAACAATATCCATACTTCGCTCAAGCCATTTTTGCTGGATAGCAGCTTAATGCCCACTTATAACGCCGTGATGAACCGCGGCGTTGACAGCAGCCGCCATACCTGGATAGTGCGCAAAATATTTAATGAGCATGTGTTTGACGTTAAAACCAAAGAGTACACATTTTATGCTGATTATTTACCCGATTTGCAGATAGGCCGTGATTTTAACGATAAAATAACTACCAACCTTAATACCCGCGGTTACCAGCTGGGCGGTACCATTGGCAGCAAGTTTTCGTTTTACAGCAGCGGTTTTGAAAATTCGGCCAGGTTTCCAGGCTATTACAATGATATTGTGAACAGGTATGCTTTTATACCTGGCCAGGCTTATAACCGCAGTTACCACGGGCAGCCTACAGGCACACAAGATTGGTCGTACGCAACGGCAATTATATCATACACACCTATTAAACAGCTAAACATAACCCTGGGTACCGATAAAACATTTATAGGCGATGGTTACCGTTCATTGCTGCTGTCAGATTTTTCTGCAAACTATCCCTTGCTGCGCCTAACCGCTAATTTGGGAAAAGTGCAGTATATGATGATGTGGGCTTACCTGGAAGATATTAACCAGCACAAGTTTGACACGTTTGTTAACAACCGCCGCAAGTGGGCGGCTTTTCATTACCTGGACTGGAACATAAATAACCGGCTGTCATTAGGCTTTTTTAACGCCCTAATAGCGCAGGAGGCTGACGATAACGGAAATTATCATGGCTTTGATGTAAATTATGTAAACCCGTTATTCTTTTCGAGTGCGCTGGGGCCAAAAGGGCAGCCAGATAATGTGCTGGTGGGCTTTACCGGTAAGTACAAAATATTTGATAAAACAGCGGTTTACGGACAGTTGGTGCTGGATGATTTTAAAGCCAGCGATTTCTTTTCGGGCAGTAACAATACAGACAATACCAATGGGGTTCAACTGGGGATCCGCGGTGCCGACCTTTTTAAGGTTACCGGTTTTAACTACCTGTTTGAATATAACAGCGTTAAGCCATACACTTATGCAAGCCCGCAAGCCATTACCAGCTATACCGATTACAGCCTGCCGCTGGCCCACCCGCTGGGGGCAAACTTCAGGGAGTTTATGGGCATCCTGAATTATTCAATCGGTAATTTTGATTTTATGGGGCAGGCCAGTTATTCCAAATATGGTTCTGATCCTGATTTTATGAATTTTGGCCACGATCCGTTTAAGGCTACCAGCTCAGCATCCGCATCAACAACAAGTATAGGGCAGGGCATTACAACCAGTTTGCATTATGTAGAAGGAACAGTAGCCTACCTCATAAACCCGAAATACAACCTTAGGTTTGAACTTGGGGCGGTGTACCGCAATGAAAAGGTTAGCAACCTGGGTAACCGGGAAACGGCATTAGTTACGTTTGGCCTGCGCAGCACATTCAGAAGCCTTTACCACGATTTTTAA
- a CDS encoding response regulator transcription factor yields MLKRILMLDDNQDILDVVKEALLYERFEVTITSETENIIEAIQAYKADLVMLDYKMAGTRGDEICRRIKAHPQLNNIPVIICSAYLNKDDLLACGCDAIITKPFGLDELVDTVKGLVYCQ; encoded by the coding sequence ATGCTTAAGCGGATCTTAATGCTTGACGATAACCAGGATATACTGGATGTTGTTAAAGAGGCCCTTTTATATGAGCGGTTTGAGGTTACCATAACCTCGGAAACTGAAAATATTATTGAGGCCATACAGGCTTACAAGGCCGACCTGGTAATGCTTGACTATAAAATGGCAGGCACGCGGGGCGATGAGATCTGCCGCCGCATTAAAGCCCACCCCCAGCTCAATAACATCCCGGTAATTATTTGCTCTGCTTACTTAAATAAAGATGATTTGCTAGCCTGCGGCTGCGATGCCATTATTACCAAGCCCTTTGGTTTAGACGAATTGGTGGACACAGTGAAAGGGCTGGTGTACTGCCAATAA
- a CDS encoding carbon-nitrogen hydrolase produces the protein MSKVNVGIVQMTCTANKQENLDKAIVKVREAAKRGAQIVCLQELFTSLYFCDVEDYDNFKLAEAIPGPSTDALSAVAKELGVVIIASLFEKRAQGLYHNTTAVLDADGAYLGKYRKMHIPDDPGFYEKFYFTPGDLGYKVFKTKFATIGVLICWDQWYPEASRITALMGAEILFYPTAIGWATTQDEATNVEQYNAWQTIQRSHAVANGVHVVSVNRVGEEAGVKFWGGSFFANPFGALIHQTSTDDEEVVVQELDLAKSDYYRSHWPFMRDRRIDSYQPITKRFLDEE, from the coding sequence ATGAGTAAAGTAAACGTAGGTATTGTACAAATGACCTGTACGGCCAACAAACAGGAAAATTTAGATAAGGCAATTGTTAAAGTTAGGGAAGCAGCCAAAAGGGGTGCGCAGATAGTTTGCTTACAGGAACTATTTACCTCGCTTTATTTTTGCGATGTTGAAGATTACGACAACTTTAAGCTGGCCGAGGCTATTCCCGGGCCGTCAACCGATGCGCTGTCTGCAGTGGCAAAAGAGTTGGGCGTAGTGATCATAGCATCCCTTTTTGAAAAACGTGCCCAGGGCCTTTACCATAATACAACCGCTGTACTGGATGCTGATGGTGCTTATTTAGGTAAGTATCGCAAAATGCACATTCCTGACGATCCGGGTTTTTACGAAAAATTTTATTTTACCCCCGGCGATCTTGGCTATAAGGTATTTAAAACCAAATTTGCTACCATAGGTGTACTCATCTGCTGGGATCAGTGGTATCCCGAAGCATCGCGCATTACTGCGCTAATGGGTGCCGAGATCTTGTTTTACCCAACTGCTATTGGCTGGGCTACCACGCAGGATGAAGCAACTAATGTTGAACAATATAACGCCTGGCAAACTATCCAGCGTTCCCACGCGGTAGCTAATGGTGTGCACGTGGTAAGTGTGAACAGGGTAGGCGAAGAAGCCGGCGTTAAGTTTTGGGGCGGATCGTTCTTTGCCAATCCGTTCGGGGCATTGATCCACCAAACTTCAACTGATGATGAAGAAGTGGTGGTGCAGGAATTGGATTTGGCAAAATCAGATTATTACCGCAGCCACTGGCCGTTTATGCGCGACAGGAGAATAGATTCATACCAGCCGATTACCAAGAGATTTTTGGACGAGGAATAA
- a CDS encoding four helix bundle protein has protein sequence MAFKFENLQVWQKALDLTDEINLLTKNNFPKDELFILTAQIKRAADSVVLNIAEGCTGQTNLVFKNFLSYALRSAIEVVACLFIAKRRDIINNDDFQKLYDEYQSLTKMITALRNTL, from the coding sequence ATGGCTTTTAAATTTGAAAACCTTCAGGTGTGGCAAAAAGCATTGGACCTAACGGATGAAATTAACCTGTTAACCAAAAATAATTTCCCGAAGGATGAGCTATTCATTTTAACAGCTCAAATAAAAAGAGCTGCAGATTCAGTGGTGCTTAATATAGCCGAGGGATGTACTGGTCAAACCAATTTGGTTTTCAAAAATTTTCTTAGTTATGCATTAAGATCTGCAATTGAGGTAGTTGCTTGCTTATTTATTGCTAAAAGAAGAGACATAATCAACAATGATGATTTTCAAAAGCTATATGATGAATATCAATCCCTAACGAAAATGATTACTGCATTAAGAAATACACTATAG
- a CDS encoding agmatine deiminase family protein, whose protein sequence is MDNFYFPAEWARHTATWLSWPHKEASWPGKIDLIYPKYCEFIKVVSTGELVRINVKDEEMAAFAKQQLMVAGVDLKRIEFFEFETNDAWCRDHGPAFLINPDAKQKAIVDWGYNAWGGKYPPFDLDDVIPTKIGAHFGLQVYHPGIVMEGGSVDFNGKGTLITTTACLLNKNRNPHLNQQQIEEYLQNYYGVEQVLWLGDGIVGDDTDGHIDDITRFVNEDTVVTVVEENKNDENYRLLQENLNELKTMRLLNGKQLNVVELPMPDAVVYEDQRLPASYANFYVANAAVVVPTYRCASDDKALDILQNCFPDRKVVGIDSTDIIWGLGSFHCLSQQEPEV, encoded by the coding sequence ATGGACAATTTTTACTTCCCCGCCGAATGGGCAAGACATACTGCTACCTGGTTAAGCTGGCCGCATAAGGAGGCTTCATGGCCCGGTAAGATAGACCTGATATACCCTAAGTACTGCGAGTTTATTAAAGTGGTGAGCACGGGCGAGCTGGTGCGCATTAATGTAAAGGACGAGGAAATGGCCGCCTTTGCCAAACAACAGCTAATGGTTGCCGGTGTTGATCTGAAGCGTATTGAGTTTTTTGAGTTTGAAACTAATGATGCCTGGTGCCGGGATCATGGTCCGGCGTTTTTGATAAACCCTGATGCTAAGCAGAAGGCCATTGTTGACTGGGGTTATAATGCCTGGGGCGGCAAATATCCGCCGTTTGACCTGGACGATGTGATCCCCACAAAAATAGGAGCGCATTTTGGCTTGCAGGTGTACCATCCCGGTATTGTGATGGAAGGCGGATCGGTTGATTTTAACGGTAAGGGTACTTTAATAACCACTACTGCCTGCCTGCTGAACAAAAACCGCAACCCGCATTTAAACCAGCAGCAAATAGAAGAATACCTGCAAAACTACTATGGGGTTGAGCAGGTTTTATGGTTGGGCGATGGCATTGTGGGTGACGATACCGATGGACATATTGATGATATTACCCGCTTTGTGAATGAGGACACTGTAGTTACTGTAGTTGAAGAAAACAAGAACGACGAAAACTATCGCCTGTTGCAGGAAAATCTTAACGAGTTAAAAACCATGCGCCTGCTGAATGGCAAACAGCTTAACGTTGTTGAGCTGCCAATGCCTGATGCTGTGGTATATGAGGATCAGCGTTTGCCGGCGTCGTACGCTAATTTTTATGTTGCCAATGCCGCTGTTGTTGTGCCTACTTACCGCTGTGCCAGTGACGATAAGGCACTTGATATTTTACAGAATTGTTTCCCCGACAGAAAGGTTGTGGGTATTGATTCAACCGATATTATATGGGGGCTGGGCAGCTTTCACTGCTTAAGTCAGCAGGAACCGGAGGTGTAG
- a CDS encoding LiaF transmembrane domain-containing protein has protein sequence METIINTPGKISGKTMAGIIIVIIGGLLLIDQLDLFFVPNWLLSWPMAIIAYGLYMGAKYNFKKPVYIWLLVIGTAFLLTDNIDNADRMVWPIAIIGTGAWMVMKHTKHDEAHAQDASYKEI, from the coding sequence ATGGAAACTATCATAAATACCCCCGGCAAAATCAGCGGCAAAACAATGGCCGGAATCATCATTGTCATTATAGGTGGTTTGTTACTTATCGATCAACTCGACCTGTTCTTTGTTCCAAATTGGTTATTGAGCTGGCCAATGGCAATTATAGCGTATGGCCTTTATATGGGTGCCAAATATAATTTCAAAAAACCGGTTTATATCTGGTTACTGGTTATTGGAACAGCCTTTTTGCTAACCGATAATATTGACAATGCCGACCGCATGGTTTGGCCGATAGCCATTATTGGAACAGGCGCCTGGATGGTAATGAAACATACCAAACATGACGAAGCCCATGCACAGGACGCCTCTTATAAAGAGATCTAA
- a CDS encoding SAM hydrolase/SAM-dependent halogenase family protein has protein sequence MNKTLRTLTFLFLLLLSAKLSSAQNKIVVFQSDFGLKDGAVSAMKGVAMGVSTDLKLYDLTHEIPAYNIWEASYRLEQTVRYWPAGTVFVSVVDPGVGTTRKSVVLKTKSGQYIVTPNNGTLTLVAQSLGIDEIREINEAVNRRKDSQKSYTFHGRDVYAYTAARLAAGAITFEQVGPLLPKQVVSIPYQQAVMDGKILKGNIPVLDVQYGNVWTNIPDTLFKQLGPKYGDVVHVSIFHKNKQVYKGDMPYTQTFGAVAEGKPLAYLNSLLQVSFALNMGDFAKTYDVASGGEWSVEVSVN, from the coding sequence ATGAACAAGACTTTACGAACACTTACATTTCTGTTCTTGCTGTTGTTATCAGCAAAACTCTCATCGGCACAAAATAAAATAGTTGTCTTCCAGTCGGATTTTGGGTTGAAAGATGGGGCTGTTTCAGCAATGAAAGGTGTAGCCATGGGCGTATCGACCGATTTAAAGCTTTACGACCTTACACATGAAATTCCGGCTTACAATATTTGGGAGGCCTCTTATCGCCTGGAGCAAACTGTGAGGTATTGGCCCGCCGGCACCGTGTTTGTTTCGGTAGTTGACCCGGGTGTGGGTACCACGCGCAAATCGGTGGTGCTTAAAACAAAATCGGGCCAATACATTGTGACACCCAATAACGGCACCTTAACGCTGGTGGCGCAATCATTAGGTATTGATGAGATCAGGGAAATTAACGAGGCGGTGAACCGCCGTAAGGATTCGCAAAAATCTTACACCTTTCATGGCAGGGACGTGTATGCCTATACGGCCGCACGCCTGGCTGCCGGGGCCATTACCTTTGAGCAGGTAGGGCCGCTGCTGCCCAAGCAGGTGGTAAGCATTCCCTACCAGCAAGCAGTGATGGACGGCAAGATACTAAAGGGCAACATCCCCGTGCTTGATGTGCAATACGGCAACGTGTGGACAAACATACCCGATACTTTATTTAAGCAGCTTGGCCCCAAATATGGAGATGTTGTTCACGTTAGCATTTTTCATAAAAATAAACAGGTTTACAAAGGCGATATGCCCTACACCCAAACTTTTGGCGCTGTTGCGGAAGGGAAGCCACTGGCCTATTTGAACAGCCTTTTACAGGTTTCATTTGCCCTGAATATGGGTGACTTTGCCAAAACGTACGACGTGGCTAGTGGTGGCGAATGGAGCGTGGAAGTAAGTGTTAATTAG
- a CDS encoding endonuclease domain-containing protein → MPSIIELCRELRQRETAAEKALWYHLRNRKLFEHKFLRQYPICVESGFGKRLYYIPDFYCHKGKLVIEADGPIHDFKKEYDKNREDVLISLGLKILRFDNSGILNNMPAVLEKIRESLS, encoded by the coding sequence ATGCCTTCTATAATTGAATTATGTCGCGAATTACGGCAACGTGAAACAGCCGCTGAAAAGGCCTTATGGTATCATCTCAGGAATAGAAAATTATTTGAGCATAAATTCTTGAGGCAATATCCAATTTGTGTTGAGTCTGGGTTTGGCAAGAGACTATATTATATTCCCGATTTTTATTGTCATAAAGGGAAATTGGTCATTGAGGCTGACGGTCCTATTCATGATTTTAAAAAAGAATATGATAAAAACAGGGAGGATGTATTAATTTCTTTAGGCTTAAAAATACTCCGGTTTGATAATTCAGGAATACTTAATAATATGCCAGCAGTATTAGAAAAGATCAGGGAAAGTTTATCATAA
- a CDS encoding LiaF transmembrane domain-containing protein, which translates to MNNDIVHPNNPRNGKALAGIVLLAIGAILLVKQFDFFFVPGWLFSWPMWLVGWGLFIGAKTNFHKPSSFLLILLGIVFLINENFDRADRIVWPIAIIGLGLWLILRRHSHFDKTQWNKDNKWGSAAYTPPVTEEPVVDYTITQDYTNMKEPVNPSASYKPTGDDYLDTVSVFGSVKKTVLSKHFKGGEIVNIFGGAELDFTQADIQGKVIIDITQIFGGVKMIVPPHWQVVPDIAAVFAGIEDKRMKSTAAVGSEKILVLKGVSIFAGVDVRSF; encoded by the coding sequence ATGAACAACGATATAGTACACCCTAATAATCCCCGCAATGGTAAGGCCCTGGCCGGGATAGTTTTGCTGGCGATAGGCGCCATACTGCTGGTGAAGCAGTTTGATTTCTTTTTTGTGCCGGGATGGTTGTTCAGCTGGCCAATGTGGCTTGTTGGTTGGGGGCTTTTTATAGGAGCCAAAACCAATTTTCATAAACCTTCCTCATTTTTGCTGATCCTGTTAGGTATTGTGTTTTTAATAAATGAAAACTTTGACCGCGCCGACAGGATAGTATGGCCAATAGCGATTATAGGCCTTGGTTTGTGGTTGATATTAAGGCGTCACAGTCATTTTGACAAAACCCAGTGGAATAAAGATAACAAATGGGGCAGCGCCGCTTATACGCCGCCGGTAACTGAAGAGCCGGTAGTTGATTACACTATTACCCAGGATTATACCAATATGAAAGAGCCGGTAAATCCTTCGGCATCGTACAAACCAACCGGTGATGATTACCTTGATACTGTTTCGGTTTTTGGCTCGGTAAAGAAAACCGTGCTTTCCAAACACTTTAAGGGCGGCGAAATTGTAAATATTTTTGGTGGTGCCGAGCTGGATTTTACCCAGGCCGACATCCAGGGGAAAGTGATTATTGATATTACCCAGATCTTCGGCGGGGTGAAAATGATTGTTCCGCCGCACTGGCAGGTAGTGCCCGACATCGCCGCAGTATTTGCGGGTATTGAAGATAAAAGAATGAAAAGCACCGCTGCTGTGGGAAGTGAAAAGATCCTGGTTTTAAAAGGAGTTTCAATTTTTGCAGGAGTGGACGTACGGAGTTTCTAA
- a CDS encoding sensor histidine kinase — MALPLNHTSSKLYAAFIACGLAWTGLQSYVVHSFDFNWYIAFTDGLICSILLASACWLINNNLRYYQPEKGNYLNILIWIGALAAICTFGSRWILPFLATGPTYTRFLVNSLTIRFFTSFLAIGWMAMISMIYYSQLDQKDNEKRKAEAEQLARDAELYNLRQQLQPHFLFNSLNSINALIGFKPDEARRMIHQLSDFLRGTLKKDDQQQVPLTEELAHLNLYLDIEKVRFGHRLQTEISCDERSGQAVLPSMLLQPLVENAIKFGLYDTIGDVVVSIRAEMEGNYLIIMVQNPYDPQTSRPKKGTGFGLRGVQRRLYLLFARNDLMETHANDNIFTTIIKVPQL; from the coding sequence ATGGCCTTACCATTAAACCACACCTCATCAAAACTGTACGCAGCTTTTATAGCATGCGGGCTGGCCTGGACCGGCTTGCAAAGCTATGTAGTGCATAGTTTTGACTTTAATTGGTACATTGCCTTTACTGATGGGTTGATTTGTTCAATTTTGCTGGCTTCGGCATGCTGGCTCATCAACAATAATTTACGTTATTACCAGCCCGAAAAAGGCAATTACCTGAATATCCTGATCTGGATAGGTGCGCTGGCTGCCATTTGTACTTTCGGCAGCAGGTGGATCCTTCCTTTTTTGGCTACCGGCCCCACCTATACCAGGTTCCTGGTGAACTCATTAACCATTAGGTTTTTTACCAGCTTTTTGGCGATAGGGTGGATGGCTATGATCAGTATGATCTACTACTCGCAGCTGGACCAGAAAGATAACGAAAAACGCAAGGCCGAAGCCGAGCAGCTGGCCCGCGATGCCGAGCTTTACAACTTAAGGCAACAGCTGCAGCCGCACTTTTTATTCAATAGCCTTAACTCTATAAACGCCCTGATAGGCTTTAAGCCCGATGAGGCCCGGCGGATGATCCACCAGCTGTCGGACTTTTTACGCGGTACCTTAAAGAAGGATGACCAGCAGCAGGTGCCGTTAACTGAAGAGCTGGCACACCTTAACCTTTACCTTGATATTGAAAAGGTACGCTTCGGGCACCGCTTGCAAACGGAGATCAGTTGCGATGAAAGATCTGGACAGGCGGTGCTGCCATCCATGTTATTGCAGCCCCTTGTTGAAAATGCTATAAAATTTGGTTTGTACGATACCATAGGCGATGTAGTGGTAAGCATTCGCGCCGAAATGGAGGGTAACTACCTGATAATAATGGTGCAAAACCCCTACGATCCGCAAACATCAAGGCCTAAAAAGGGTACTGGTTTTGGGCTTAGAGGGGTACAACGCAGATTATATTTACTTTTTGCACGTAATGATTTGATGGAAACTCATGCAAATGATAATATATTTACAACTATTATTAAAGTACCGCAGTTATAA
- a CDS encoding LytR/AlgR family response regulator transcription factor, translating to MKRALIIDDEPLARMVVLEYLQAFPQIEVMQECNDGFEGLKAIQQYQPDLLFLDVQMPKINGFEMLELVESPPAVIFTTAFDEYAIKAFEAHAVDYLLKPFNKDRFNKAIEKYLAQAPEAPAAKKHTEDLLETASHSPAQHERIVVKTGTKVKIIPVQDVQYLAADDDYVSVYTAEGSFLKNKTMNFFEQMLDPRQFVRVHRSYIIAIQQITRIDPYEKDAHLAILKSGAKVPVSKTGYVKLKQVLGI from the coding sequence ATGAAACGTGCCTTAATTATTGACGATGAGCCTTTGGCCCGGATGGTTGTATTGGAGTATCTGCAGGCTTTTCCGCAGATAGAAGTAATGCAGGAATGCAATGATGGTTTTGAAGGCCTCAAGGCTATTCAGCAGTACCAGCCCGACCTTCTTTTTTTGGATGTGCAGATGCCCAAAATCAACGGTTTTGAAATGCTGGAGCTGGTTGAAAGCCCGCCTGCGGTTATCTTTACCACCGCCTTTGACGAATATGCCATTAAAGCTTTTGAGGCCCATGCGGTTGATTACCTGTTAAAACCTTTTAATAAAGACAGGTTTAACAAGGCTATTGAAAAATACCTGGCCCAGGCGCCCGAAGCCCCGGCTGCTAAAAAGCATACGGAAGATCTGTTGGAAACCGCCTCACATTCGCCTGCCCAGCATGAGCGGATTGTGGTGAAAACAGGAACTAAAGTGAAAATAATCCCTGTGCAGGATGTGCAGTACCTTGCCGCAGATGACGACTACGTTAGCGTTTATACCGCCGAGGGATCGTTCCTGAAAAATAAGACCATGAACTTTTTTGAGCAAATGCTGGACCCAAGGCAGTTTGTAAGGGTACACCGCTCATACATCATAGCTATCCAGCAAATAACCCGGATTGACCCTTACGAAAAAGATGCCCACCTCGCTATCCTTAAATCAGGCGCTAAAGTGCCGGTTAGTAAAACGGGTTATGTGAAGCTGAAGCAGGTGCTGGGGATATAG
- the namA gene encoding NADPH dehydrogenase NamA: protein MPHLFSPIKIKDIEFKNRLVVSPMCEYSAEDGFANNWHLVHLGSRAVGGAALIITEATAVSPEGRISYGDLGIYKDEHIEKLKEITDFIHANGSVAGMQLAHAGRKASHELPWKGNAQIASDHPNGWKSFAPSAIPFVPEEEAPVELDKAGIEKIKADFKDAAARALAAGFKVIELHGAHGYLIHEFLSPLSNHRTDEYGGSFENRIRFLLEIIETVKEVWPAQHPLFVRISASDWTEGGWTADDSSALAKVLLNKGIDLVDCSSGGNVLARIPLKPGYQVEFAEKVKKETGMLTGAVGLITEPKQADEIIQTGQADLVIMAREFLRDPHFPLRAAFELGHEVKWPVQYERAKWSK, encoded by the coding sequence ATGCCACATCTTTTTTCTCCTATAAAAATAAAAGACATTGAGTTTAAGAACCGTTTGGTAGTATCGCCGATGTGCGAATACAGCGCCGAAGATGGTTTTGCCAATAACTGGCACCTGGTACATTTGGGCAGCCGTGCCGTTGGCGGTGCTGCGCTGATCATTACCGAAGCTACAGCGGTATCTCCCGAAGGAAGGATTTCGTATGGTGACCTCGGCATTTACAAAGACGAACACATTGAAAAGCTGAAAGAAATAACTGATTTTATCCATGCGAACGGTTCTGTTGCGGGCATGCAGCTGGCACACGCCGGGCGCAAGGCCAGCCATGAGCTGCCGTGGAAGGGCAACGCACAGATCGCGTCTGACCACCCAAACGGATGGAAATCATTTGCGCCAAGTGCAATTCCATTTGTCCCGGAAGAAGAAGCACCCGTTGAACTGGATAAAGCCGGGATTGAAAAGATAAAAGCAGATTTTAAAGATGCTGCGGCACGTGCATTGGCTGCCGGTTTTAAGGTAATTGAGCTGCATGGCGCACACGGCTATCTGATCCATGAGTTTTTATCGCCGTTAAGTAACCACCGTACCGATGAATATGGAGGGTCGTTTGAAAACCGCATCCGGTTTTTACTGGAAATAATTGAAACGGTGAAAGAAGTATGGCCGGCGCAGCACCCTTTGTTTGTGCGCATCTCGGCGAGCGACTGGACCGAAGGCGGCTGGACAGCAGATGACTCATCAGCCCTTGCAAAAGTGCTGCTTAACAAAGGCATCGACCTGGTTGATTGCTCTTCTGGCGGTAACGTGCTGGCCCGAATTCCATTGAAGCCGGGCTACCAGGTTGAGTTTGCCGAAAAGGTGAAGAAGGAAACCGGAATGTTAACCGGAGCCGTAGGTTTGATCACCGAGCCGAAGCAGGCCGACGAGATCATCCAAACCGGCCAGGCCGACCTGGTAATTATGGCCCGCGAGTTTTTACGCGATCCGCATTTCCCGTTGCGTGCTGCATTTGAATTAGGGCATGAAGTAAAATGGCCGGTGCAATATGAACGGGCAAAGTGGAGTAAATAA
- a CDS encoding UbiA-like polyprenyltransferase: MKKYLSLVTFAHTIFAMPFAFIGFFLAVTTTDYRFDWVKLVLMVLCMVFARNAAMAFNRYLDRHIDSKNPRTKQRDIPSGRISPASALTFTIANCLLFVATAWCLNNLCFYLSPVALLVVLGYSATKRFTALCHMVLGLGLSLAPIGAYLAVTGQFALTPLFFSLAVLCWVSGFDIIYALQDEDFDRGENLHSIPAWLGKVNALRLSTFLHVLSAAFVVMPVFFTQVGVLYYVGILFFCGMLIYQHLLVKPNDLSRVNFAFMTTNGIASVVFAVFFLLDRLWIR, translated from the coding sequence ATGAAAAAGTACCTTTCGTTAGTAACCTTTGCGCATACCATTTTCGCCATGCCGTTTGCCTTTATAGGCTTCTTCCTGGCAGTTACTACTACCGATTACCGTTTCGACTGGGTAAAGCTGGTGCTAATGGTGCTGTGCATGGTGTTTGCACGTAACGCCGCTATGGCATTTAACAGGTACCTTGACAGGCACATCGATTCAAAAAATCCGCGTACCAAACAGCGCGACATTCCATCAGGCAGGATCAGCCCTGCGTCGGCCCTTACATTTACTATCGCTAACTGCCTGCTGTTTGTTGCAACGGCATGGTGTTTAAATAATCTTTGCTTTTACCTTTCGCCGGTGGCATTGCTGGTGGTGCTGGGTTACAGCGCAACTAAAAGATTTACGGCTCTTTGTCACATGGTGCTGGGTCTTGGCCTTTCGCTGGCGCCAATAGGAGCATACCTTGCGGTAACCGGTCAGTTTGCCTTAACCCCGCTGTTTTTCTCGTTGGCGGTACTGTGCTGGGTGAGTGGTTTTGATATTATATACGCCCTGCAGGATGAGGACTTTGACCGCGGCGAAAACCTGCATTCTATCCCTGCGTGGTTAGGTAAAGTAAATGCGTTAAGGTTATCTACCTTTTTACATGTGCTGTCGGCAGCATTTGTGGTAATGCCGGTGTTTTTTACACAGGTGGGTGTGCTTTATTATGTTGGGATCCTGTTTTTTTGCGGGATGCTGATTTACCAGCACCTGCTGGTAAAACCAAACGACCTGAGCCGGGTAAACTTTGCTTTTATGACCACCAATGGCATTGCCAGCGTAGTGTTTGCCGTTTTCTTCTTGCTGGACAGGCTTTGGATCAGGTAA